In the Magnetospirillum sp. WYHS-4 genome, GACGCCGGCATCATCACCGTCAGCCACCATTCCAACCTGGACCGATTCCACCCCCGTTCCCTGGCCCTGACGAACGGCGACGTGGTGGAGGAACTGGCTCCCGAGGAGTCGGGAGACGGAGAATAGCCGGCGCGTTCTTGCCACGTTGGGGTGGGAATCCGGAACGGCGGAACCGGTCATCCCGCCCCTGTACAGGAAGCCGCTCCTCGCCTTATGCTGAGGCCAGAGTCCGGGCGGCGCCGGGCGTCAAGGAAATCCGGCCATGTCCACATCCCTCCCCGAAATCGATTCCGCGACCGCCCTGGCTTGGCAGAAAGCCGGCGAGGCCATCCTGCTGGACGTCCGGGAAACCCACGAATTCGAGTACGAAAACATCCCCGGCTCGGTTCTGCTGCCGCTGTCCTTCCTGGACCCGGCCCGCGCCCCGGCACTGTTCGAAAAGAAGGTCGTGGTCATCTGCGCCATGGGCAAGCGCGCCGCGGCGGCCCAGAAGCAATTGGCCGATTTCGGCCTGCCCAACGTCTACAACCTGACAGGCGGCATCGCCGCATGGAAGCAAGCCGGCCTGGAGACCCAGGGCGGCAAGCATGAATCCCTCGACTATTCGATCTAGTCGGCGATACTCGTCCCATGCTCCTGAAGTTCTCCCACGTCCGCAAGCGGATCGACCAGGACCGAACGCATCTCCGCGCGATGGGCGTCCTGCGTATCCGGGTGTTCGGCTCGTTCGCCCGCGGCGAACAGCGCCCCGACAGCGACGTGGACGTGCTGGTCGAACTGGACCGCCCCATGGGTCTGTTCGAATTCATGGATCTGCAGCAGCACCTGGAGGCCTTGCTGGGCCGGCGCGTCGACCTCGCCACGCCCGAGATGCTGCACCGGTCCATGAAGGAGAAGATTCTCCTGGAGTGTATCGATGCGTAGACTCAAGGAACTGAAAAGGCGTGACTGGAAGCTACGCATCGACGACATCCTCCACTCGCTGGAACGCATCGAGTCCTACATCGCCGGCCTGAGCCGCGATGCCTTCGTCGCCGACGAA is a window encoding:
- a CDS encoding nucleotidyltransferase family protein, producing the protein MLLKFSHVRKRIDQDRTHLRAMGVLRIRVFGSFARGEQRPDSDVDVLVELDRPMGLFEFMDLQQHLEALLGRRVDLATPEMLHRSMKEKILLECIDA
- a CDS encoding rhodanese-like domain-containing protein, producing MSTSLPEIDSATALAWQKAGEAILLDVRETHEFEYENIPGSVLLPLSFLDPARAPALFEKKVVVICAMGKRAAAAQKQLADFGLPNVYNLTGGIAAWKQAGLETQGGKHESLDYSI